The Megalobrama amblycephala isolate DHTTF-2021 linkage group LG13, ASM1881202v1, whole genome shotgun sequence genome contains a region encoding:
- the LOC125244150 gene encoding C-X-C chemokine receptor type 3-like, which produces MKQDIQAILSLSIIIYQGYYSTHTTGLAKLRKNKQTKKQKMDVDKKVTFMMEDFYFPADYNENYSEIYEDGCCGEGLVCDQESSMHFDSIFIPILYSLALVVGLVGNGLVLVVMWKKRVSLNVTDIFILHLCLADTLLLLTLPFWAVEAVKGWIFGTALCKLNGALFKINFYCGIFMLSCISLDRYLSIVHAVQMFSRKKPTVIHCCCLMVWLFCLLLSIPDWIFLEAVKDSRSQDKMECVPLYTSDSNSWHLYSRLLYHILGFALPALMMLFCYSCILLRVRRGSQGMQKKRAVHVIVALVLAFFISWTPYNVTLIFDTIQNNEIFNSSNQTFCHSTTALDLALTITSTLGYLHCCVTPVLYGFVGVKFI; this is translated from the exons ATGAAACAAgatattcaagctattctatcACTTTCAATAATCATCTACCAGGGTTACTACAGCACACACACTACTGGCCTGGCAAAATTacgaaaaaacaaacaaacaaagaaacag AAGATGGATGTTGATAAAAAGGTGACCTTCATGATGGAAGACTTTTACTTTCCTGCTGATTACAATGAAAACTACAGTGAGATTTATGAAGACGGCTGCTGTGGTGAAGGACTTGTGTGTGATCAGGAGTCTAGCATGCACTTTGATTCCATTTTCATTCCGATCCTTTATTCTCTGGCGCTGGTAGTGGGGCTGGTAGGAAATGGGCTGGTTCTGGTGGTAATGTGGAAGAAAAGGGTGAGCTTGAACGTTACAGACATCTTCATCCTTCACCTGTGCTTAGCAGACACTCTGCTGCTGCTGACGCTGCCCTTCTGGGCTGTAGAGGCAGTGAAGGGGTGGATCTTCGGCACAGCGCTCTGCAAACTGAATGGAGCTCTGTTCAAG ATCAATTTCTACTGTGGCATTTTCATGCTCTCCTGCATCAGTCTTGACCGCTACCTGTCCATTGTCCATGCAGTGCAGATGTTTTCTCGTAAAAAGCCCACGGTGATTCACTGTTGCTGCCTGATGGTCTGGCTCTTCTGCCTTCTGCTCTCCATTCCTGACTGGATATTCCTTGAGGCCGTCAAGGACAGCAGAAGTCAGGATAAAATGGAATGTGTTCCGCTTTACACCTCTGATTCTAATTCTTGGCATCTGTACTCTCGTCTGCTCTACCATATTTTGGGTTTCGCTCTTCCAGCACTAATGATGCTGTTCTGTTACTCTTGCATCCTCCTGCGGGTGAGACGTGGCTCTCAGGGCATGCAGAAGAAGAGGGCCGTCCATGTCATCGTAGCCCTCGTACTGGCCTTCTTCATCAGCTGGACGCCCTATAACGTCACCCTCATCTTTGACACCATACAAAACAATGAGATTTTCAATTCCAGTAACCAAACATTCTGTCACAGCACCACAGCATTGGATTTAGCTCTTACAATTACTTCCACATTAGGCTACTTACACTGCTGTGTCACACCAGTGCTTTACGGTTTTGTGGGGGTGAAGTTCATCTAA